One window from the genome of Haladaptatus paucihalophilus DX253 encodes:
- a CDS encoding sulfatase-like hydrolase/transferase, which yields MTNVLLLTIDSLRADRCSEKYFPKSWSILEREFDRFTEAYSHGVATPFAFPGIITGQLPKNDGTLPGTPTLAELCSGKSVAYANNPHLRPDRGYDRGFDEFSYLGGYSGNTLKQRVFHHLGQVEVIKWVYDSINKIVATVNEEQFKEPYRSAMEQVQRVDSALSNDVSFCWAHFQDPHFPFSIESVADGMIRDNFDTEHVRTLNDEYISGDILDDTDSLSKLVEMYDENIRYLDRQLSKLLEKLDKQGWFENGVVAITADHGEVFGESGMTNHPWDALPLDALTQIPLLISTPSNEATIHDQLVQHSDLFRFLAGHLTDDIPSADHRYNLYDDTHRYVVSKSNAVVRCLSSDGSVVNFRDGRMDIDGSPSQSQIEYTKEISFPSIEKSSGTIPGVPDSNHQEIEKRLEALGYVD from the coding sequence ATGACGAACGTTCTGTTGTTAACGATCGACTCACTTCGTGCGGACCGATGTTCAGAGAAGTATTTTCCAAAGTCATGGTCGATTTTAGAACGAGAATTTGACCGATTTACCGAAGCATATTCCCATGGCGTTGCAACCCCGTTTGCCTTCCCAGGAATTATCACTGGACAACTTCCAAAAAATGATGGAACACTTCCGGGAACACCGACGCTTGCAGAACTGTGCTCCGGGAAGTCAGTAGCATACGCAAATAACCCACACCTTCGACCAGACAGGGGATATGATCGTGGGTTTGACGAATTTTCGTACCTTGGTGGTTATTCCGGGAACACGTTAAAGCAGAGAGTTTTCCACCACCTCGGTCAAGTAGAAGTGATAAAATGGGTATACGATTCAATAAACAAAATCGTAGCGACAGTCAACGAGGAACAGTTTAAAGAGCCATATCGTTCGGCCATGGAACAAGTCCAGCGCGTTGATTCCGCGCTATCTAACGACGTTTCATTCTGTTGGGCTCATTTTCAGGATCCCCACTTCCCTTTTTCTATTGAATCCGTTGCAGATGGGATGATACGTGATAATTTCGACACGGAACATGTACGAACTCTCAATGACGAGTACATCAGCGGTGATATTTTAGATGACACAGATTCCCTCTCGAAATTGGTTGAGATGTACGATGAGAATATCCGATATCTCGACCGCCAACTCTCGAAGTTGCTCGAGAAACTAGATAAACAGGGTTGGTTTGAAAACGGTGTAGTTGCGATAACCGCGGACCACGGCGAGGTGTTCGGTGAGTCAGGTATGACGAACCACCCGTGGGATGCGCTTCCACTCGATGCACTCACCCAAATTCCCCTTCTTATTTCTACGCCGAGTAATGAAGCCACAATACACGACCAACTGGTACAGCATTCGGATTTGTTCAGATTCCTTGCTGGACATTTAACCGACGATATTCCGTCGGCAGATCACCGATATAACCTCTATGACGATACTCACCGCTATGTCGTCTCGAAATCGAATGCAGTCGTCCGCTGTCTTTCATCGGATGGTTCCGTGGTGAACTTCCGCGACGGGAGGATGGATATCGACGGCAGTCCATCACAATCTCAAATCGAGTATACGAAAGAAATATCATTCCCAAGTATCGAGAAATCATCGGGTACTATCCCCGGTGTTCCAGATTCGAACCATCAAGAGATCGAGAAACGACTGGAGGCACTTGGATATGTGGACTAG
- a CDS encoding glycosyltransferase family 4 protein yields the protein MKIVQVTPRYPPRVGGVETHVKEISERLVERGHEVTVVTADAGKDVSNQDVRNGVRVRRCRGFAPGGAFHIAPGIVPVVRRSDGDIIHAHNYHSLPMVLGSLSADAPLIITPHYHGKSASGIRDHLLRAYRPVGKWSLHRATEVVAVSEWEHDLLQTDFDIDSTVVPNGLNLERFRDVTTESQHQPYLLYVGRLEEYKGVQHIIRSLKKIDAYNLMIVGNGPYRETLEDVAHDCDVRDRIQFTGYVSDDDLTRLYVGADVFITLSSFEAYGMTVGEALCSKTPCVVKESGALTQWVQYEGVIGVTNIEPDTIATAVEKARRNEPDTVNLMGWGAVTDQLETLYLK from the coding sequence GTGAAAATAGTACAGGTAACGCCGCGGTATCCACCTCGCGTCGGTGGCGTCGAGACACATGTGAAGGAGATCAGCGAGCGTCTCGTCGAGCGGGGGCACGAAGTTACGGTAGTTACCGCCGATGCGGGTAAGGACGTTTCAAACCAGGACGTTCGAAATGGAGTTCGTGTTCGTCGATGTCGTGGATTTGCACCAGGGGGTGCGTTTCACATTGCGCCGGGGATTGTGCCGGTAGTCCGACGTAGCGATGGGGATATTATACATGCCCACAACTATCACTCGCTTCCGATGGTGCTTGGGTCACTCAGCGCTGATGCCCCACTTATCATCACACCACATTATCATGGAAAGAGTGCTAGTGGTATTCGTGACCATCTACTACGAGCCTACCGACCCGTGGGAAAGTGGTCGCTTCACCGTGCAACGGAAGTCGTCGCCGTAAGTGAGTGGGAGCATGATTTGTTACAAACGGATTTCGATATCGATTCAACGGTCGTACCAAACGGTCTGAATCTCGAACGATTTCGAGATGTAACCACGGAGAGCCAGCATCAACCCTATCTTTTGTATGTGGGCCGACTGGAAGAATATAAAGGGGTTCAACATATTATCCGTTCCTTGAAAAAGATAGACGCATACAATCTCATGATTGTCGGCAACGGACCCTATAGAGAAACACTAGAAGATGTCGCACACGATTGTGATGTCCGAGATCGCATTCAGTTCACAGGATACGTTTCAGATGATGATCTCACTCGGTTATACGTTGGCGCGGATGTCTTCATCACTTTATCTTCGTTCGAAGCCTATGGTATGACGGTTGGGGAGGCACTGTGCAGCAAAACCCCCTGTGTGGTTAAGGAATCGGGAGCGCTAACACAGTGGGTGCAGTACGAGGGGGTTATCGGAGTTACGAATATCGAACCGGATACCATCGCCACTGCGGTTGAAAAAGCGAGGCGAAACGAACCAGATACGGTGAATCTCATGGGGTGGGGTGCCGTTACTGATCAACTGGAAACACTCTATCTGAAGTGA
- a CDS encoding glycosyltransferase yields MNRLAKAAAVVIAVAAIPYFCFLALYGLIRPEGSPARKRDAEPTVSIVLPTYNESDIIEKKLDDLLELDYPMENIELVVVDSSDDETPDLIREYFADREHPSLNLIEEKERRGLAPALNDAYAAAENEMVVKTDCDSFTANDVLRVAAANLADPDVAAVTGKNTDVLGGSEVEEGYRGVQAHIQTLESHLDSTLIFHGPFSAFENDAIVPIDPESLADDTELALKIRRNGKRVIYDPEIRYSEASHSNFGKRRLQKDRRGMGLIRLLVQHRDALGRHGKYGGVVLPFNWWFMIVSPWLVALGIGLLTGGALVAAGPFGLVVPAGLGVFIKLGGSDCLGPLQPVYAIFDTQVSLFRASVELLRGEGDGTWEIDEELREAFE; encoded by the coding sequence ATGAACCGGCTCGCCAAGGCTGCCGCCGTCGTCATCGCCGTGGCCGCGATTCCGTATTTCTGTTTCCTCGCGCTGTACGGACTGATTCGCCCGGAGGGCTCACCGGCCCGAAAACGGGATGCGGAACCGACAGTTAGTATCGTTCTGCCGACGTACAACGAATCCGACATCATCGAGAAGAAACTGGACGACTTGCTCGAACTCGACTATCCGATGGAGAACATCGAACTCGTCGTCGTGGATTCGAGCGACGACGAGACGCCGGACCTGATCCGAGAATATTTCGCGGACCGAGAACATCCCTCGCTGAACCTCATCGAAGAGAAGGAACGGCGCGGACTCGCTCCCGCGCTCAACGACGCCTATGCGGCCGCCGAGAACGAGATGGTGGTCAAAACCGACTGCGACTCCTTCACCGCGAACGACGTGCTCCGGGTCGCCGCCGCGAACCTCGCCGACCCGGACGTCGCGGCAGTGACGGGGAAGAACACCGACGTTCTCGGAGGGAGCGAAGTCGAGGAAGGATATCGCGGCGTGCAGGCGCACATCCAGACGCTCGAATCGCACCTCGATTCCACCCTTATCTTCCACGGTCCGTTCTCCGCCTTCGAAAACGACGCCATCGTCCCCATCGACCCCGAGTCGCTCGCCGACGACACGGAACTCGCGTTGAAGATTCGCCGGAACGGAAAGCGAGTCATCTACGACCCCGAAATCCGCTACAGCGAGGCATCGCACTCCAATTTCGGAAAACGCCGTCTCCAAAAGGACCGGCGTGGAATGGGACTGATCCGCCTGCTCGTCCAGCACCGAGACGCACTCGGCCGACACGGGAAGTACGGCGGCGTCGTGTTGCCGTTCAACTGGTGGTTCATGATCGTCTCGCCGTGGTTGGTCGCGCTCGGAATCGGATTGCTGACTGGTGGTGCGTTGGTCGCGGCCGGGCCGTTCGGGTTGGTCGTTCCGGCGGGGCTTGGAGTGTTTATCAAACTCGGTGGGAGTGATTGTCTCGGACCACTGCAGCCGGTGTACGCCATCTTCGACACGCAAGTGTCGCTGTTCCGGGCGAGCGTGGAGTTGTTGCGTGGCGAAGGGGATGGAACGTGGGAGATAGATGAGGAACTGCGGGAGGCGTTCGAGTGA